From a region of the Oncorhynchus keta strain PuntledgeMale-10-30-2019 chromosome 13, Oket_V2, whole genome shotgun sequence genome:
- the LOC118392578 gene encoding myosin-binding protein C, slow-type isoform X11, which produces MPEPTKKDETPNGEKESVAPDSSEAPMPTPEISLEVSPPPPEQPVETEGKDPQPIEVIKPVQPEPVENGSKEPEPEAVVVGAKEQVESVNSEVKEEAPSPCSPPLPDKDDDATTNTPSPPPPPEDANTAKKLSIELPNDSVHVSAMGRKDSVWSLGEGQAPEDLDKPVDTPPLSSLLIERPQGGSITVGGDISFVAKVEAQDLLRKPTIKWFKGKWMDLASKTGKHLQLKETFDRRTKIHTFEMHIIKAKDNYAGNYRCEVTYKDKFDSCSFDLEVKELEQSQSVDIRSAFKRSSEGHEDAGDLDFSGLLKHREPKQDETPEVDVWEILKSARPDQYEKIAFEYGITDLRGLLKRLKKTKKEEKKSEAFAKKLDPAYQADKGGKIRLVVDLADPTVELKWYKNGQEIRPTPKFIFEQKGTQRILVINNCGLNDDAAYSVAAGEEKCTTELFVKELPVKITKGIEAVKTTVNERIELECEVSEEGAQVKWCKNGVEVPTGPRSRYRVKSDGLKHWLIIDDASKEDTGTFSLMASGGTSEAKVQVELKPLKIIQDLQDMTVLLGQPLKMHCEIFPGNVPGRWYRNGQLIQSNDRINILQRAKNHRLEIVNSTLHDAGDYTFVPEGYSQSLCAKIHIVDPPRVHLESLNFPDNTVTIVAGNKLRVEIPISGEPAPRVVWMKGERVILDSGHRVRAETFPDHTSLTIDIAEKEDTGNYKIVLQNEAGEAGASVKVKVVDIPDPPEVPLVTEVGGDWCSMTWEPPIYDGGSPILGYFIERKKKQSSRWMRLNFDLNKETTFEPKKMIEGVPYEVRVFAVNAIGVSKPSEPSKAFVPLAVTSEPTMLVVDDVTDTTVTMKWRPPDTIGAAGLDGYLVEYCIEGTDDWRVTNKELTEKTKYTITGLPPEAKILVRVRAINAAGASTPRTLQHSILVKEVIEPPKIRIPRHLKQTYTRKVGEAVNLVIPFMGKPRPKVSWLKEGQTVDPTQVTIRNTDCDSIIFIRKAERKHSGMYDMKVEVENHVDTAIVDIQIVDLPGPPQCVKIDEVWGGNVALDWTPPKDNGNAAITGYTIQKADKKTMEWYTCIEHYHRTCITITELVVGNEYYFRIYSENMVGLSEGATQTKDSALIVKEGMQLKNPEYIDHDFKEPPKFTQPLINTFAIAGYNATLNCSVRANPRPKVIWMKNKIAIIDDPRYRMFSNQGVCTLEIRKPSPYDGGMYSCKAINDLGDALVECKLEVKVPTQD; this is translated from the exons ATGAGACACCCAATGGTGAAAAAG AGAGTGTTGCCCCAGACAGTAGTGAGGCGCCAATGCCCACACCTGAGATATCCCTCGAGGTCTCACCTCCACCCCCAG AACAACCGGTAGAGACTGAGGGGAAGGATCCACAGCCCATAGAGGTGATTAAGCCTGTACAGCCAGAACCAGTAGAGAATGGGTCTAAAGAACCAGAACCAGAGGCGGTTGTGGTCGGGGCTAAAGAGCAAGTCGAGTCTGTGAACTCTGAAGTAAAGGAGGAGGCCCCGTCCCCTTGCTCACCCCCACTGCCTG ATAAAGATGATGACGCTACAACCAACACCCCATCACCACCGCCCCCACCAG AGGATGCCAATACAGCCAAGAAACTGTCTATTGAGCTGCCTA ATGATAGCGTCCATGTGTCAGCCATGGGGAGAAAAGACTCAG TGTGGTCTCTGGGAGAGGGACAGGCTCCAGAGGACCTTGACAAGCCCGTAGACACCCCACCGCTGTCCAGCCTGCTCATAGAAAGACCCCAGGGCGGATCCATCACTGTGG GTGGAGACATCTCCTTTGTTGCCAAGGTGGAGGCCCAAGACCTGCTCCGTAAACCCACCATCAAGTGGTTCAAAGGGAAATGGATGGACCTGGCCAGCAAGACCGGAAAGCACTTGCAACTGAAAGAAACCTTTGACCGACGCACCAAG ATTCACACATTTGAGATGCATATCATCAAGGCCAAAGACAACTATGCTGGAAACTACAGGTGTGAGGTCACCTACAAGGACAAATTTGACAGCTGCTCTTTTGACCTGGAAGTGAAAG AACTGGAACAGTCACAGAGTGTTGATATTCGATCAGCCTTCAAAAGAAG cagtGAAGGACACGAGGATGCAGGGGATCTTGACTTTAGTGGTCTTCTTAAACATAG GGAGCCCAAGCAGGATGAGACCCCCGAAGTGGACGTGTGGGAGATCCTGAAGTCGGCCAGGCCAGACCAGTACGAGAAGATCGCCTTTGAGTATGGCATAACAGACCTGAGGGGTCTGCTCAAGAGGTTGAAGAAGACcaagaaagaggagaagaagagtgaAG CGTTTGCCAAGAAGTTGGATCCAGCATACCAGGCTGACAAAGGAGGGAAGATCCGCTTAGTGGTGGATCTTGCAGACCCCACAGTAGAGCTGAAATGGTACAAGAACGGCCAGGAGATCCGTCCAACTCCAAA GTTTATCTTTGAGCAAAAGGGCACACAGCGGATCCTGGTCATCAACAACTGCGGCCTGAATGATGATGCTGCTTATTCCGTAGCTGCGGGAGAAGAGAAATGCACCACAGAGCTGTTTGTCAAAG AGTTACCAGTGAAGATTACTAAAGGGATTGAGGCGGTGAAAACGACAGTGAACGAGAGGATTGAGTTGGAGTGTGAAGTGTCTGAAGAAGGAGCTCAAGTTAAATG GTGTAAGAATGGCGTGGAGGTACCGACCGGGCCCCGGTCACGCTACCGTGTCAAGTCTGACGGGCTGAAACACTGGCTAATCATTGACGATGCCTCAAAGGAGGACACTGGAACATTCTCCCTAATGGCCTCTGGGGGCACCTCTGAAGCCAAAGTCCAGGTTGAAT TGAAGCCACTGAAGATTATTCAGGATTTGCAGGACATGACAGTGCTTTTGGGCCAGCCACTGAAGATGCACTGTGAGATTTTCCCTGGGAATGTTCCAGGTCGCTGGTACAGGAACGGACAGTTGATCCAGTCCAACGACCGCATCAACATCCTGCAAAGAGCCAA GAACCACCGATTAGAAATTGTGAACAGCACCCTTCACGATGCCGGGGATTATACCTTTGTGCCAGAGGGATACTCTCAGAGCCTCTGTGCCAAAATTCATATCGTTG ATCCTCCCAGGGTGCACCTGGAGAGCTTGAACTTCCCTGACAACACAGTGACCATTGTGGCAGGAAATAAACTCCGTGTGGAGATCCCCATCAGTGGAGAACCAGCACCCAGAGTGGtgtggatgaagggagagagg GTAATCCTTGACTCTGGCCACCGTGTGCGAGCTGAAACCTTTCCGGATCACACCAGTCTTACCATCGACATCGCAGAGAAGGAAGACACAGGAAACTACAAGATAGTCCTGCAGAATGAGGCTGGGGAAGCAGGGGCTAGTGTCAAAGTCAAGGTGGTGGATATACCAGACCCTCCTGAAGTTCCCCTAGTCACGGAGGTGGGAGGAGACTGGTGCTCTATGACATGGGAACCCCCGATCTATGACGGAGGCTCACCCATCTTAG GCTATTTCATCGAAAGGAAGAAGAAGCAGAGTTCCAGATGGATGAGGCTGAACTTTGACCTGAACAAAGAGACCACATTTGAGCCTAAAAAGATGATTGAGGGTGTCCCATACGAGGTGCGCGTCTTTGCTGTGAATGCCATCGGTGTGTCCAAACCCAGCGAGCCATCCAAAGCCTTTGTGCCCCTGG CTGTGACCAGCGAGCCCACCATGCTGGTGGTGGATGATGTCACAGACACCACGGTGACCATGAAGTGGCGTCCCCCAGACACCATTGGAGCTGCAGGCTTAGACGGCTACCTGGTGGAGTATTGCATCGAAGGAA CTGATGACTGGAGAGTAACCAATAAGGAGCTGACAGAGAAGACTAAGTACACCATCACTGGCCTCCCTCCAGAGGCTAAGATCCTGGTAAGGGTAAGGGCCATCAATGCTGCCGGCGCCAGCACTCCCAGAACACTTCAGCACTCTATCCTGGTCAAAGAGGTCATCG AACCACCTAAGATCCGCATCCCCCGTCACTTGAAGCAGACGTACACTCGTAAGGTCGGAGAAGCCGTCAATCTCGTTATTCCATTCATG GGAAAGCCCAGGCCAAAGGTGAGCTGGCTGAAGGAGGGTCAGACGGTGGACCCCACGCAGGTCACTATACGCAACACAGACTGTGACAGCATCATCTTCATCCGCAAAGCAGAGAGGAAGCACTCTGGGATGTACGATAtgaaggtggaggtggagaaccACGTGGACACGGCCATCGTAGACATCCAGATAGTAG ACCTCCCAGGGCCTCCACAGTGTGTGAAGATAGATGAGGTCTGGGGGGGAAACGTGGCTCTGGACTGGACCCCTCCAAAGGACAATGGCAACGCCGCCATTACAGGCTACACCATCCAGAAAGCAGACAAGAAGACCATG GAGTGGTACACGTGTATTGAGCACTACCACCGCACCTGCATCACCATCACCGAGCTGGTGGTGGGGAACGAGTACTACTTCAGAATCTACTCTGAGAACATGGTGGGCCTGAGCGAGGGTGCCACCCAGACCAAGGACAGCGCCCTCATTGTTAAAGAAG
- the LOC118392578 gene encoding myosin-binding protein C, slow-type isoform X5, protein MPEPTKKDETPNGEKESVAPDSSEAPMPTPEISLEVSPPPPEQPVETEGKDPQPIEVIKPVQPEPVENGSKEPEPEAVVVGAKEQVESVNSEVKEEAPSPCSPPLPATVKEEAEPVVTEVNQPPEPVVTVVTPPPPPPPEPVVTDVTQPPEPVVTVVTPPPPPPPPPHPEPVVTEVTQLPEPVVTVVTPPPPHPEPVVTKVTQLPEPVVTVVTPPPQPVVTLVTPPPPPPPEPVVTVQVTPPPPPADKDDDATTNTPSPPPPPEDANTAKKLSIELPNDSVHVSAMGRKDSVWSLGEGQAPEDLDKPVDTPPLSSLLIERPQGGSITVGGDISFVAKVEAQDLLRKPTIKWFKGKWMDLASKTGKHLQLKETFDRRTKIHTFEMHIIKAKDNYAGNYRCEVTYKDKFDSCSFDLEVKELEQSQSVDIRSAFKRSSEGHEDAGDLDFSGLLKHREPKQDETPEVDVWEILKSARPDQYEKIAFEYGITDLRGLLKRLKKTKKEEKKSEAFAKKLDPAYQADKGGKIRLVVDLADPTVELKWYKNGQEIRPTPKFIFEQKGTQRILVINNCGLNDDAAYSVAAGEEKCTTELFVKELPVKITKGIEAVKTTVNERIELECEVSEEGAQVKWCKNGVEVPTGPRSRYRVKSDGLKHWLIIDDASKEDTGTFSLMASGGTSEAKVQVELKPLKIIQDLQDMTVLLGQPLKMHCEIFPGNVPGRWYRNGQLIQSNDRINILQRAKNHRLEIVNSTLHDAGDYTFVPEGYSQSLCAKIHIVDPPRVHLESLNFPDNTVTIVAGNKLRVEIPISGEPAPRVVWMKGERVILDSGHRVRAETFPDHTSLTIDIAEKEDTGNYKIVLQNEAGEAGASVKVKVVDIPDPPEVPLVTEVGGDWCSMTWEPPIYDGGSPILGYFIERKKKQSSRWMRLNFDLNKETTFEPKKMIEGVPYEVRVFAVNAIGVSKPSEPSKAFVPLAVTSEPTMLVVDDVTDTTVTMKWRPPDTIGAAGLDGYLVEYCIEGTDDWRVTNKELTEKTKYTITGLPPEAKILVRVRAINAAGASTPRTLQHSILVKEVIEPPKIRIPRHLKQTYTRKVGEAVNLVIPFMGKPRPKVSWLKEGQTVDPTQVTIRNTDCDSIIFIRKAERKHSGMYDMKVEVENHVDTAIVDIQIVDLPGPPQCVKIDEVWGGNVALDWTPPKDNGNAAITGYTIQKADKKTMEWYTCIEHYHRTCITITELVVGNEYYFRIYSENMVGLSEGATQTKDSALIVKEGMQLKNPEYIDHDFKEPPKFTQPLINTFAIAGYNATLNCSVRANPRPKVIWMKNKIAIIDDPRYRMFSNQGVCTLEIRKPSPYDGGMYSCKAINDLGDALVECKLEVKVPTQD, encoded by the exons ATGAGACACCCAATGGTGAAAAAG AGAGTGTTGCCCCAGACAGTAGTGAGGCGCCAATGCCCACACCTGAGATATCCCTCGAGGTCTCACCTCCACCCCCAG AACAACCGGTAGAGACTGAGGGGAAGGATCCACAGCCCATAGAGGTGATTAAGCCTGTACAGCCAGAACCAGTAGAGAATGGGTCTAAAGAACCAGAACCAGAGGCGGTTGTGGTCGGGGCTAAAGAGCAAGTCGAGTCTGTGAACTCTGAAGTAAAGGAGGAGGCCCCGTCCCCTTGCTCACCCCCACTGCCTG CAACCGTGAAGGAGGAAGCAGAGCCAGTTGTTACGGAGGTTAACCAACCGCCAGAGCCTGTTGTTACAGTGgttaccccaccaccaccaccacctccagaaCCAGTTGTTACGGATGTTACCCAACCGCCAGAGCCTGTTGTTACAGTGgttaccccaccaccaccaccaccaccaccaccacatccaGAACCAGTTGTTACGGAGGTTACCCAACTGCCAGAGCCTGTTGTTACAGTGgttaccccaccaccaccacatccaGAACCAGTTGTTACAAAGGTTACCCAACTGCCAGAGCCTGTTGTTACAGTGGTtaccccaccaccacaaccagTTGTTACATTGgttaccccaccaccacccccacctccaGAACCAGTTGTTACGGTGCAGGTTACCCCACCCCCACCTCCAGCAG ATAAAGATGATGACGCTACAACCAACACCCCATCACCACCGCCCCCACCAG AGGATGCCAATACAGCCAAGAAACTGTCTATTGAGCTGCCTA ATGATAGCGTCCATGTGTCAGCCATGGGGAGAAAAGACTCAG TGTGGTCTCTGGGAGAGGGACAGGCTCCAGAGGACCTTGACAAGCCCGTAGACACCCCACCGCTGTCCAGCCTGCTCATAGAAAGACCCCAGGGCGGATCCATCACTGTGG GTGGAGACATCTCCTTTGTTGCCAAGGTGGAGGCCCAAGACCTGCTCCGTAAACCCACCATCAAGTGGTTCAAAGGGAAATGGATGGACCTGGCCAGCAAGACCGGAAAGCACTTGCAACTGAAAGAAACCTTTGACCGACGCACCAAG ATTCACACATTTGAGATGCATATCATCAAGGCCAAAGACAACTATGCTGGAAACTACAGGTGTGAGGTCACCTACAAGGACAAATTTGACAGCTGCTCTTTTGACCTGGAAGTGAAAG AACTGGAACAGTCACAGAGTGTTGATATTCGATCAGCCTTCAAAAGAAG cagtGAAGGACACGAGGATGCAGGGGATCTTGACTTTAGTGGTCTTCTTAAACATAG GGAGCCCAAGCAGGATGAGACCCCCGAAGTGGACGTGTGGGAGATCCTGAAGTCGGCCAGGCCAGACCAGTACGAGAAGATCGCCTTTGAGTATGGCATAACAGACCTGAGGGGTCTGCTCAAGAGGTTGAAGAAGACcaagaaagaggagaagaagagtgaAG CGTTTGCCAAGAAGTTGGATCCAGCATACCAGGCTGACAAAGGAGGGAAGATCCGCTTAGTGGTGGATCTTGCAGACCCCACAGTAGAGCTGAAATGGTACAAGAACGGCCAGGAGATCCGTCCAACTCCAAA GTTTATCTTTGAGCAAAAGGGCACACAGCGGATCCTGGTCATCAACAACTGCGGCCTGAATGATGATGCTGCTTATTCCGTAGCTGCGGGAGAAGAGAAATGCACCACAGAGCTGTTTGTCAAAG AGTTACCAGTGAAGATTACTAAAGGGATTGAGGCGGTGAAAACGACAGTGAACGAGAGGATTGAGTTGGAGTGTGAAGTGTCTGAAGAAGGAGCTCAAGTTAAATG GTGTAAGAATGGCGTGGAGGTACCGACCGGGCCCCGGTCACGCTACCGTGTCAAGTCTGACGGGCTGAAACACTGGCTAATCATTGACGATGCCTCAAAGGAGGACACTGGAACATTCTCCCTAATGGCCTCTGGGGGCACCTCTGAAGCCAAAGTCCAGGTTGAAT TGAAGCCACTGAAGATTATTCAGGATTTGCAGGACATGACAGTGCTTTTGGGCCAGCCACTGAAGATGCACTGTGAGATTTTCCCTGGGAATGTTCCAGGTCGCTGGTACAGGAACGGACAGTTGATCCAGTCCAACGACCGCATCAACATCCTGCAAAGAGCCAA GAACCACCGATTAGAAATTGTGAACAGCACCCTTCACGATGCCGGGGATTATACCTTTGTGCCAGAGGGATACTCTCAGAGCCTCTGTGCCAAAATTCATATCGTTG ATCCTCCCAGGGTGCACCTGGAGAGCTTGAACTTCCCTGACAACACAGTGACCATTGTGGCAGGAAATAAACTCCGTGTGGAGATCCCCATCAGTGGAGAACCAGCACCCAGAGTGGtgtggatgaagggagagagg GTAATCCTTGACTCTGGCCACCGTGTGCGAGCTGAAACCTTTCCGGATCACACCAGTCTTACCATCGACATCGCAGAGAAGGAAGACACAGGAAACTACAAGATAGTCCTGCAGAATGAGGCTGGGGAAGCAGGGGCTAGTGTCAAAGTCAAGGTGGTGGATATACCAGACCCTCCTGAAGTTCCCCTAGTCACGGAGGTGGGAGGAGACTGGTGCTCTATGACATGGGAACCCCCGATCTATGACGGAGGCTCACCCATCTTAG GCTATTTCATCGAAAGGAAGAAGAAGCAGAGTTCCAGATGGATGAGGCTGAACTTTGACCTGAACAAAGAGACCACATTTGAGCCTAAAAAGATGATTGAGGGTGTCCCATACGAGGTGCGCGTCTTTGCTGTGAATGCCATCGGTGTGTCCAAACCCAGCGAGCCATCCAAAGCCTTTGTGCCCCTGG CTGTGACCAGCGAGCCCACCATGCTGGTGGTGGATGATGTCACAGACACCACGGTGACCATGAAGTGGCGTCCCCCAGACACCATTGGAGCTGCAGGCTTAGACGGCTACCTGGTGGAGTATTGCATCGAAGGAA CTGATGACTGGAGAGTAACCAATAAGGAGCTGACAGAGAAGACTAAGTACACCATCACTGGCCTCCCTCCAGAGGCTAAGATCCTGGTAAGGGTAAGGGCCATCAATGCTGCCGGCGCCAGCACTCCCAGAACACTTCAGCACTCTATCCTGGTCAAAGAGGTCATCG AACCACCTAAGATCCGCATCCCCCGTCACTTGAAGCAGACGTACACTCGTAAGGTCGGAGAAGCCGTCAATCTCGTTATTCCATTCATG GGAAAGCCCAGGCCAAAGGTGAGCTGGCTGAAGGAGGGTCAGACGGTGGACCCCACGCAGGTCACTATACGCAACACAGACTGTGACAGCATCATCTTCATCCGCAAAGCAGAGAGGAAGCACTCTGGGATGTACGATAtgaaggtggaggtggagaaccACGTGGACACGGCCATCGTAGACATCCAGATAGTAG ACCTCCCAGGGCCTCCACAGTGTGTGAAGATAGATGAGGTCTGGGGGGGAAACGTGGCTCTGGACTGGACCCCTCCAAAGGACAATGGCAACGCCGCCATTACAGGCTACACCATCCAGAAAGCAGACAAGAAGACCATG GAGTGGTACACGTGTATTGAGCACTACCACCGCACCTGCATCACCATCACCGAGCTGGTGGTGGGGAACGAGTACTACTTCAGAATCTACTCTGAGAACATGGTGGGCCTGAGCGAGGGTGCCACCCAGACCAAGGACAGCGCCCTCATTGTTAAAGAAG